A genomic window from Candidatus Cloacimonadota bacterium includes:
- a CDS encoding type Z 30S ribosomal protein S14, whose product MAKKSWVEKQKRTPKFQVRKYSRCMICGRSRAYMRDFGLCRLCFRKLATEGQIPGVKKASW is encoded by the coding sequence TTGGCAAAAAAATCTTGGGTAGAAAAACAAAAAAGAACACCTAAATTTCAGGTTAGAAAATACTCTCGTTGTATGATATGTGGTCGTTCAAGAGCTTATATGCGCGATTTCGGTCTATGCCGTCTTTGTTTCAGGAAACTTGCTACTGAAGGTCAAATACCCGGTGTAAAAAAAGCAAGTTGGTAG
- a CDS encoding 50S ribosomal protein L23, which translates to MRYEREIIIAPMVTEKTTSLNNINNSYTFRVSINANKIEIKKAVEKIFNVNVLAVNTIRQRGKIKRMGRNSGKRADWKKAIIKLKQGDKIADFE; encoded by the coding sequence ATGAGATACGAAAGAGAAATTATCATCGCTCCGATGGTGACGGAAAAAACTACTTCATTAAACAATATTAATAATAGTTATACATTCAGAGTCAGCATCAATGCTAACAAAATCGAGATAAAAAAAGCAGTAGAGAAAATATTTAATGTTAATGTTCTCGCCGTGAATACGATCAGGCAGCGGGGAAAAATCAAAAGAATGGGTCGTAATTCCGGTAAAAGAGCGGATTGGAAAAAAGCAATTATCAAGCTCAAACAAGGTGATAAAATTGCTGATTTCGAATAG
- a CDS encoding 50S ribosomal protein L24: MKIKKGDTVVVIAGKYKGVKGKVLKAYPKTNSVIVEKVNFIKKHTRPTQQNQQGGIVEKEAPINVSNVKLFNEKLGDVTRAVFKQIGKNRVRVCKKTGDEL, translated from the coding sequence ATGAAAATAAAAAAAGGTGACACTGTTGTTGTTATTGCCGGTAAATACAAAGGTGTTAAGGGTAAAGTTTTAAAAGCTTACCCGAAGACCAACAGTGTGATCGTTGAAAAAGTGAATTTTATCAAAAAGCATACTCGACCGACCCAGCAGAATCAACAGGGTGGAATCGTCGAAAAAGAAGCTCCGATCAATGTTTCCAATGTAAAATTATTTAATGAAAAATTAGGAGATGTGACCAGGGCTGTCTTTAAACAGATTGGAAAAAATCGTGTTCGAGTTTGTAAAAAAACCGGTGATGAATTATAA
- a CDS encoding 30S ribosomal protein S19 produces MSRSIKKGPFVDKHLEKKVDDLNAQSKKQVIKTWSRRSTIIPKFVEHTFAVHNGRKFVPVYISENMVGHKLGEFSPTRTYRGHRVKK; encoded by the coding sequence ATGTCTCGATCAATCAAAAAAGGGCCTTTTGTAGATAAACATCTGGAAAAAAAAGTTGATGATTTGAATGCTCAAAGCAAGAAACAGGTGATCAAAACCTGGTCTCGCAGATCAACGATAATTCCTAAATTTGTGGAACATACATTTGCCGTTCATAACGGACGGAAATTTGTTCCGGTTTATATTTCGGAAAATATGGTGGGTCACAAATTAGGAGAATTTTCTCCGACACGAACATATCGTGGTCATAGAGTAAAAAAATAA
- a CDS encoding 50S ribosomal protein L14, with product MIQAQTMLNVADNSGAKKAQCIKVLGGSKRKYAGLGDIIVVAIKTAVPNSKIKKGSVERAVIIRTHKEARRKDGSYIRFEDNAVVMIDEKGEPKATRIFGPVARELREHHFMKIISLAPEVL from the coding sequence ATGATCCAAGCTCAAACAATGTTGAATGTAGCAGATAACTCAGGTGCCAAAAAAGCACAATGCATCAAAGTATTAGGCGGTTCCAAACGAAAATATGCCGGACTTGGAGATATCATCGTAGTAGCGATAAAGACTGCTGTTCCAAACAGCAAGATCAAAAAAGGTTCGGTCGAAAGAGCTGTTATTATTCGCACACATAAAGAAGCAAGAAGGAAAGACGGCTCTTATATTCGTTTTGAGGATAATGCAGTGGTCATGATCGATGAAAAAGGAGAACCCAAAGCAACCCGTATTTTCGGTCCTGTTGCCAGAGAATTGAGAGAGCATCATTTTATGAAGATAATATCATTAGCACCGGAAGTTCTTTAA
- a CDS encoding 50S ribosomal protein L2, with protein sequence MGIKKYKPVTPTLRFKTGFTFDEITKTEPEKSLLKPLPKKAGRNHHGRITCRHRGGGHKRHYRIIDFKRNKHDIPAKVATIEYDPNRSARIALLHYVDGEKRYILAPLDLKVGDTVNSGEKVEIKVGNALPLANIPMGTTIHNIEFKAGRGGQLARSAGAYGQLVAKEGGYVHIRMPSNHVHFIRKECYATIGQVGNIEHNSIVVGKAGRKRWMGIRPTVRGVAMNPVDHPMGGGEAKTSGGGHPVSPWGVLAKGGKTRKKHKYSDKYIIKSKKK encoded by the coding sequence ATGGGAATTAAAAAATACAAACCGGTCACTCCGACCTTGAGATTCAAAACAGGTTTTACTTTTGATGAAATCACTAAAACCGAACCTGAAAAATCTCTGCTCAAACCTCTGCCCAAGAAAGCAGGAAGAAATCATCATGGCAGAATTACTTGCAGGCATCGAGGCGGCGGACATAAAAGACATTACCGGATCATCGATTTCAAAAGGAATAAACACGATATTCCAGCTAAAGTAGCCACCATCGAGTATGATCCCAATAGGAGCGCTCGCATCGCTCTTCTGCATTATGTTGATGGTGAAAAAAGATATATCCTGGCTCCGCTCGATTTAAAGGTCGGAGATACAGTCAATTCCGGTGAGAAGGTTGAGATCAAAGTTGGAAACGCTCTTCCACTCGCGAATATTCCGATGGGAACGACGATCCATAACATCGAGTTCAAAGCCGGAAGAGGTGGTCAACTGGCCAGAAGTGCAGGAGCTTACGGGCAACTCGTTGCCAAAGAAGGCGGCTATGTTCATATCAGAATGCCTTCCAATCATGTCCATTTTATCAGGAAAGAATGTTACGCTACGATCGGACAGGTTGGGAATATCGAACACAACTCCATCGTAGTCGGAAAAGCAGGTCGTAAAAGATGGATGGGAATTCGTCCGACAGTGCGAGGTGTTGCCATGAATCCTGTTGATCATCCGATGGGTGGAGGAGAAGCAAAAACTTCCGGCGGCGGACATCCGGTCTCTCCCTGGGGAGTTTTGGCAAAAGGCGGGAAAACCCGTAAAAAACACAAATATTCCGATAAGTATATAATTAAATCCAAAAAGAAATAA
- a CDS encoding 50S ribosomal protein L22, with protein sequence MEAIARVRNLRGSARKARLILDLIRGKSVPEAQRILLFSKKRVATNVAKILNSAIANVTVKEGKADMDNMVVSKVFADDGPIMKRHRPRAHGRATVIRRRTCHITLEIMGKE encoded by the coding sequence ATGGAAGCAATAGCCCGAGTACGAAATTTAAGAGGTTCGGCACGGAAAGCAAGATTGATCTTGGACTTGATCCGCGGCAAATCCGTACCTGAAGCTCAAAGAATATTGCTTTTCTCAAAGAAAAGAGTCGCCACAAATGTTGCCAAAATCCTAAATTCTGCAATAGCAAATGTTACGGTTAAAGAAGGAAAGGCAGATATGGATAATATGGTCGTAAGCAAAGTTTTTGCTGATGATGGTCCCATTATGAAAAGACACAGACCTCGCGCTCATGGTAGAGCAACAGTTATCAGAAGAAGAACATGTCACATAACCCTTGAGATCATGGGTAAGGAATAA
- a CDS encoding 50S ribosomal protein L5 produces MSRLQEKFKKETIPALKKHFDYKNILMVPKLEKISVNMGVGAATQNKALLDNAVKDMVQITGRKPIITKAKKSISNFKLREGMPIGCKVTLRGEIMYEFLDRLISIVIPRIRDFRGISPKAFDGRGNYTLGITEQTVFPEIEYDKIDAVRGMNISIVTTAKTDEEGKELLRNLGMPFKNN; encoded by the coding sequence ATGAGTCGTTTACAGGAAAAATTTAAAAAAGAAACTATTCCCGCTTTAAAAAAGCATTTTGATTATAAAAATATTCTAATGGTACCAAAATTGGAAAAGATATCCGTCAATATGGGTGTTGGAGCTGCAACTCAGAACAAAGCTCTGCTCGATAATGCGGTAAAAGATATGGTTCAGATAACAGGTCGGAAACCTATCATCACCAAAGCCAAGAAATCGATTTCCAATTTTAAATTGAGAGAAGGTATGCCGATCGGTTGCAAAGTTACTCTGCGCGGTGAAATTATGTATGAATTCCTGGATAGATTGATCTCGATTGTTATTCCTCGAATCCGTGATTTCAGAGGTATTTCACCTAAAGCATTTGACGGCAGAGGAAATTATACTTTAGGAATAACAGAACAAACAGTTTTCCCGGAAATTGAATATGATAAAATCGATGCTGTCAGAGGTATGAATATTTCTATAGTAACCACGGCAAAAACCGATGAGGAAGGAAAAGAACTTCTTCGCAATCTTGGTATGCCGTTCAAAAATAATTAG
- a CDS encoding 50S ribosomal protein L29, translating into MKIMELRELTNDELRQKYEDSREELFNLRFQKAMNRLENPLRIKDVRRDIARIKTLITERKKSESSA; encoded by the coding sequence ATGAAAATAATGGAACTCCGGGAATTAACAAATGATGAACTCCGGCAAAAGTATGAAGATTCCAGGGAAGAATTATTCAATTTAAGATTTCAGAAAGCAATGAACAGGCTGGAAAACCCGTTGCGAATCAAAGATGTGCGTCGGGATATAGCTCGTATCAAAACCTTGATAACAGAAAGAAAGAAGAGCGAATCTTCAGCATAA
- a CDS encoding 50S ribosomal protein L6: MSRIGKTPVKLPDGVKVSIAGQNIDVSGKNGELKYIMKPGISVVQEENLLKISREDDSREQKCLHGLTRALINNMVIGVSEGYKKVLQVIGTGYSAEIVGIWLKLSIGFSHDILLEIPENIKVEAEAVPRAQKSKLGIQSIVRISGIHKEDVGKFAAEIRHCRPPENFKGKGIRYEGEYVKIKPGKTSA, from the coding sequence GTGTCAAGAATAGGTAAAACTCCGGTAAAATTACCTGATGGTGTTAAAGTTTCCATCGCAGGACAGAATATTGATGTCTCGGGTAAAAACGGAGAACTTAAATATATCATGAAACCTGGAATTTCTGTTGTTCAGGAAGAAAATTTATTAAAGATCAGCAGGGAAGATGATTCGAGAGAGCAAAAATGTTTACACGGTCTGACTCGTGCTTTGATCAATAATATGGTTATCGGAGTGAGTGAAGGCTATAAAAAAGTCTTACAGGTTATTGGAACCGGCTATTCGGCAGAAATAGTTGGAATCTGGTTAAAACTAAGCATAGGTTTTTCTCATGATATACTCCTGGAAATACCTGAAAATATAAAAGTTGAAGCTGAAGCAGTTCCCAGAGCTCAGAAAAGCAAACTCGGAATTCAATCCATTGTCAGGATCAGTGGTATTCACAAAGAAGATGTCGGAAAATTTGCGGCTGAGATCAGACATTGTCGTCCACCTGAAAATTTTAAAGGTAAAGGTATCAGGTATGAAGGCGAATATGTTAAGATCAAACCTGGTAAGACTTCAGCCTAA
- a CDS encoding 30S ribosomal protein S8, translated as MSVSDPISDAITKIRNAFRVNHKTVTINYSNLNESIVKLLAEENFINSYDIVDRDPDKKIHRKKIFINLRYTNNGESVLKGIQRVSKPGLRIYVNSHNIPSVYNNTGCAILSTNRGLMVDRDARQQKIGGEYICKVW; from the coding sequence ATGAGTGTTTCAGATCCAATTTCCGACGCAATAACAAAAATCAGAAATGCCTTCAGGGTAAATCATAAAACAGTTACTATTAATTATAGTAATTTAAATGAATCTATTGTTAAATTATTAGCTGAAGAAAATTTTATCAACAGCTATGATATTGTCGATAGAGATCCTGATAAGAAAATACACAGAAAAAAAATATTTATTAATCTCCGTTATACGAATAATGGTGAATCTGTTCTAAAGGGAATTCAAAGAGTTAGCAAACCGGGACTTCGCATTTATGTTAATTCCCATAATATTCCATCGGTCTATAATAATACCGGTTGTGCCATTTTATCGACAAATCGAGGTTTGATGGTCGACAGAGATGCTCGCCAACAGAAGATCGGCGGAGAATATATTTGTAAAGTCTGGTAG
- a CDS encoding 50S ribosomal protein L3, with the protein MIGLIGRKLGMTQVFGKNGEIIPVTVVQAGPCQVIHRKSKEKHGYDSVQLGFEEIDEKKINKPHKGHLKKHKSNTYRYLREFRLRVYKDIEEGEIFDVSMFIENEMLKVTGTSKGRGFAGVMKRHGFHGFKATHGVHESYRGPGAIGQCATPSRVFKGKKLPGQMGNKRTTILNMKVAKVDVEKNLVFVKGAVPGHRNSLVLLRKEL; encoded by the coding sequence ATGATAGGTTTAATTGGAAGAAAGCTCGGGATGACACAGGTCTTCGGGAAAAATGGAGAAATTATTCCCGTTACTGTTGTTCAGGCAGGTCCGTGCCAGGTCATTCATCGTAAATCAAAAGAAAAACATGGTTATGATTCTGTTCAACTCGGTTTTGAAGAAATAGATGAAAAGAAAATTAACAAACCTCATAAAGGACATTTGAAAAAACATAAAAGTAATACTTATCGATATTTAAGAGAATTCCGTTTGAGAGTTTATAAAGATATCGAAGAAGGTGAGATTTTTGATGTCAGTATGTTCATAGAAAATGAAATGCTCAAGGTTACGGGAACATCTAAAGGTAGAGGTTTTGCAGGAGTTATGAAAAGACATGGATTTCATGGTTTCAAAGCCACACATGGAGTTCATGAATCATATCGAGGCCCAGGAGCGATCGGGCAATGTGCAACGCCATCCCGTGTCTTCAAAGGAAAAAAACTACCGGGTCAAATGGGTAACAAAAGAACTACGATCCTGAACATGAAAGTCGCGAAAGTCGATGTTGAAAAAAATCTTGTTTTTGTCAAAGGTGCTGTTCCCGGTCATAGAAATAGTTTAGTTCTTCTCAGGAAAGAACTGTAA
- a CDS encoding 30S ribosomal protein S3, translated as MGQKVNPVGYRIGVNKNYESIWFATKDEYITNFHEDLKIKKYVRNRLQDAMISNVIIARKTKSVTVDIHTARPGQVIGRKGAEIEKIRNELSILVNKTRTSTLNVFVNVQEIKNMWLDASLVGLEIGRQLKRRISFRRAMKFAMRNAMRNGAQGIKVQCAGRLGGAEMARTERYHEGRTPLHTLRADIDYKLTEVTTTYGIIGIKIWIYKGDIFK; from the coding sequence TTGGGACAAAAAGTTAATCCTGTCGGTTATAGGATTGGTGTTAATAAAAATTATGAATCCATCTGGTTCGCAACCAAAGATGAATATATTACTAACTTCCATGAAGATCTGAAAATAAAAAAATATGTTCGAAATCGTCTGCAGGATGCGATGATCTCGAATGTCATCATTGCCCGGAAAACTAAATCCGTTACTGTCGATATTCATACTGCCAGACCGGGACAGGTGATTGGAAGAAAAGGGGCGGAGATCGAAAAGATCAGGAATGAATTATCGATCCTTGTCAATAAAACGAGAACTTCTACTTTGAATGTTTTTGTAAATGTTCAGGAAATAAAAAATATGTGGTTGGATGCTTCTCTGGTTGGTCTGGAAATCGGAAGACAACTTAAACGGAGAATTTCTTTCAGAAGAGCAATGAAATTTGCCATGCGAAATGCTATGCGAAACGGAGCTCAAGGTATAAAAGTTCAGTGTGCCGGAAGATTGGGTGGAGCAGAAATGGCGAGAACAGAAAGATATCATGAAGGCAGGACTCCGCTTCATACTCTCAGAGCTGATATCGATTATAAACTTACAGAAGTTACAACAACTTACGGAATCATCGGCATCAAGATCTGGATTTACAAAGGCGATATCTTTAAATAA
- a CDS encoding 50S ribosomal protein L4, with protein MLEAIKYSAEGEEIGKVALPDSLFAAESKNPKALLYEVINMYLANQRQGTSAVQTRAEAQGSGRKLFKQKGTGNARPGNLRTPLRVGGGRAFGPKPKSWYKHIPKKKKRLALKLALTERAKNNQIIILESLEFDKPNTKRAKELLTKISPEKSKKLLLIDGNDHELIKSFSNMPYTSMDKADSIYAYEILKCNHLIMTEEALKKIVEVFA; from the coding sequence ATGTTGGAAGCAATCAAATATTCAGCTGAAGGTGAAGAAATTGGAAAAGTAGCTTTACCGGATTCACTTTTCGCAGCTGAATCAAAAAATCCTAAAGCATTATTATACGAAGTAATAAACATGTATTTAGCGAATCAGCGGCAGGGAACATCAGCAGTGCAAACGCGAGCAGAAGCTCAAGGCAGCGGGAGAAAATTATTTAAGCAGAAAGGAACCGGAAATGCCCGTCCGGGGAATCTCCGAACTCCGCTCAGAGTCGGTGGAGGCCGCGCTTTTGGTCCCAAACCAAAAAGCTGGTATAAACATATTCCAAAAAAGAAAAAAAGATTAGCTTTGAAACTTGCCCTCACGGAAAGAGCAAAAAATAATCAAATTATTATTCTCGAATCACTCGAATTCGATAAACCGAACACGAAACGAGCAAAAGAACTCCTCACTAAAATTTCTCCTGAAAAAAGTAAAAAACTTCTCCTCATCGACGGAAATGATCACGAATTGATCAAATCATTCAGTAATATGCCTTATACCAGTATGGATAAAGCCGATTCTATTTATGCTTATGAAATTCTCAAATGCAATCACCTGATCATGACCGAAGAGGCATTAAAAAAGATCGTGGAGGTATTTGCATAA
- a CDS encoding 50S ribosomal protein L16 gives MLAPKKVKYRKKQKGRRKGLAYRGSTINFGDYAIISLDAAWITSRQIESARVAITRTMKRAGKLWIRIFPDKPITKKPAETRMGKGKGAPEYWVAVVKPGRIMFEFEGVDPEVAKEAARLAGHKLPVQTKIICREGVEI, from the coding sequence ATGTTAGCTCCAAAGAAAGTTAAATATAGGAAAAAGCAAAAGGGTCGCAGAAAAGGTCTGGCTTACAGGGGTAGTACGATCAATTTTGGTGATTACGCTATTATCTCTCTTGATGCAGCCTGGATCACGAGTCGTCAAATAGAATCTGCTCGTGTTGCTATCACGAGAACAATGAAGAGAGCGGGAAAACTATGGATCAGGATCTTTCCTGATAAACCGATCACTAAAAAACCTGCTGAAACGAGAATGGGAAAAGGTAAGGGTGCTCCTGAATATTGGGTGGCAGTTGTCAAACCCGGAAGAATAATGTTTGAATTCGAAGGAGTTGATCCGGAAGTTGCCAAGGAAGCTGCCAGGCTTGCCGGACATAAATTACCTGTGCAGACAAAAATAATCTGTAGAGAAGGAGTTGAAATATGA
- a CDS encoding 50S ribosomal protein L18 produces MDNNAVTLKKYLARRKRRKSIRKKIFGSSERPRLSVFRSLKNISAQIINDDLGNTLVMMSSNSKEIKLDRSKKKVEQSFEVGLKLGEKAIALGISEVSFDRGGYLYHGRVKALADGARKAGLKF; encoded by the coding sequence ATGGACAATAATGCAGTTACCTTAAAAAAATACCTGGCTCGTCGGAAACGCAGGAAATCGATCAGGAAGAAGATTTTCGGATCTTCGGAGAGACCCAGATTATCTGTTTTCAGAAGCCTGAAAAATATCAGTGCTCAAATAATAAATGATGACCTTGGAAATACATTGGTAATGATGTCATCAAACTCGAAAGAGATCAAACTCGATAGATCAAAAAAGAAAGTCGAACAGAGTTTTGAAGTCGGTCTTAAACTTGGAGAAAAAGCAATAGCACTAGGAATTTCAGAAGTAAGTTTTGATCGTGGAGGTTATCTCTATCATGGCAGAGTGAAAGCTCTTGCTGATGGCGCTCGCAAAGCCGGTTTGAAATTCTAA
- a CDS encoding 30S ribosomal protein S17, protein MTNGRKVTKTGIVVSDKMEKTIVVKVQRQFKHPLYKKIVRRHKNFKAHDEKNECQIGDVVQIQESKPISRDKRWILSEIIEKRK, encoded by the coding sequence ATGACTAACGGAAGAAAAGTTACAAAAACCGGAATAGTGGTCAGCGATAAAATGGAGAAAACTATCGTTGTCAAAGTTCAACGACAGTTCAAACATCCGCTCTACAAAAAAATCGTGAGAAGACATAAAAATTTTAAGGCACATGATGAAAAGAATGAATGTCAGATCGGTGATGTTGTCCAGATCCAGGAAAGCAAACCAATCAGCAGAGATAAAAGATGGATTCTCAGCGAGATAATCGAAAAAAGAAAATAA
- a CDS encoding 30S ribosomal protein S5, whose amino-acid sequence MFAVEKIVTTNRVAKVVKGGRNFSFNATVVVGDKNGKVGVGVGKANEIVDAIRKAKEKAGKNMFSIPIVNGSIPHEIIGRFGASKIMLKPASPGTGVIAGGPARAILEAAGVENILTKSLGSNTQANVVKATVDGLQKLRTISDISKLRGKSIKELTGLEVPDEA is encoded by the coding sequence TTGTTTGCAGTTGAAAAAATTGTTACTACCAATCGAGTAGCGAAAGTTGTTAAAGGTGGAAGAAATTTCAGTTTTAACGCTACGGTCGTGGTTGGAGATAAAAACGGAAAAGTCGGAGTTGGCGTTGGCAAAGCAAATGAAATCGTTGATGCTATCAGGAAAGCTAAAGAAAAAGCAGGAAAGAATATGTTCTCGATTCCGATCGTTAATGGCTCCATTCCACACGAGATAATCGGTAGATTCGGAGCAAGTAAGATCATGTTAAAACCTGCTTCCCCCGGAACCGGTGTCATTGCCGGCGGTCCTGCCAGAGCTATTCTGGAAGCAGCCGGAGTAGAAAATATCCTGACAAAATCTCTTGGCTCAAATACCCAGGCTAATGTTGTCAAAGCAACTGTTGATGGTCTTCAAAAACTCAGGACAATATCTGATATCAGTAAATTAAGAGGAAAGAGCATTAAAGAATTAACCGGTCTGGAGGTTCCAGATGAAGCTTAA